Proteins encoded by one window of Ovis canadensis isolate MfBH-ARS-UI-01 breed Bighorn chromosome 14, ARS-UI_OviCan_v2, whole genome shotgun sequence:
- the LOC138419268 gene encoding cationic amino acid transporter 3-like — translation MLRQYVHQFGQKLVRRRRLGPREASDRCTARRLSTLDLIALGVGGTLGNGMYILVGEVSAYEAGPAIVICYLLAGLSTLLSGLCYAELAARVPCSGSAYLYSYITTGQLCAFITGWNLILSYVMGTACVSRAWSTAFDSLIGNHISQAFQGTFSLNVPYFQATYADFFALGLVLLLTGLLFLGARGSTLVNKVFTGVNLLVLSFTILSGFIKGDLHNWKLTEEDYRLATSGSSDAYSLGPLGSGGFLPFGFEGILQGAATCVYAFVGFDVIVTTGKEAQDPRRSIPLGIVITIFIGFLAYFGVSAALTLMVPYYQIQPQSPLLQAFLHVGWNPARYVVAVGTLCALTSSLLGTMFTMPRLIYAMAEDGLLFRGLAQLHGRRGTPIWAILVSGMLAAVLALLLELIDLVYLVSIGTLLAYSLVAFSVLVLRYQPEQNLSKNENIDDEIDISQWEASPWEPASEEGTSRTLKTLWFPTDTTPTLKSGHIVYGCASLLVLLLTILSLVLARWSSQVFSGDPVLTTVAVLLLLLITGVTVIIWRQPQDPTALHFKVPALPVLPLVSIFVNIYLLMQMNTGTWVLFGVWMAVGFAIYLGYGIRHSLEENNDQQLPASTSQMLDQNMPNNESG, via the exons ATGCTGCGTCAGTATGTTCACCAATTTGGTCAGAAGCTGGTCCGCAGGCGGCGGCTGGGGCCCAGGGAGGCGTCTGACAGGTGCACGGCTCGTCGTCTGAGCACCCTCGACCTGATTGCCTTGGGTGTGGGCGGCACCCTAGGGAATGGCATGTACATCTTGGTTGGAGAAGTGTCTGCGTATGAGGCTGGACCAGCGATCGTCATCTGCTACTTGCTGGCCGGTCTGTCTACTCTTTTATCCGGGCTTTGCTATGCAGAGTTGGCAGCCCGGGTACCATGCTCCGGCTCTGCGTATCTCTACAGCTACATCACCACGGGTCAGCTGTGCGCCTTCATCACTGGCTGGAACCTCATCCTGTCCTATGTCATGG GCACCGCCTGTGTGTCCAGGGCCTGGAGCACCGCCTTTGACAGCCTGATTGGGAACCACATCTCTCAGGCGTTCCAGGGAACTTTCTCTCTGAACGTGCCCTACTTCCAGGCCACATATGCAGACTTTTTTGCACTGGGCCTGGTGTTGCTTCTTACAG GACTACTGTTTCTGGGAGCTCGTGGGTCGACCCTGGTTAACAAAGTGTTCACTGGCGTGAACCTTTTGGTTCTCAGCTTCACCATCCTCTCTGGCTTCATTAAGGGAGACCTGCACAACTGGAAGCTCACGGAAGAGGACTACAGATTAGCTACATCTGGATCCAGTGACGCCTATAG CTTGGGCCCTCTGGGTTCTGGAGGGTTTCTGCCTTTTGGCTTtgaagggattctccagggagcAGCAACGTGCGTCTATGCCTTTGTTGGCTTTGACGTCATTGTTACTACAG GGAAAGAGGCCCAAGATCCTCGTCGCTCCATCCCCTTGGGCATCGTGATCACTATCTTTATCGGCTTTTTGGCGTATTTTGGTGTCTCAGCGGCACTCACCCTCATGGTGCCCTACTACCAAATTCAACCCCAGAGCCCCTTGCTGCAGGCTTTCCTCCATGTCGGGTGGAACCCTGCCCGATATGTCGTGGCTGTTGGCACCCTCTGTGCTCTTACATCCAG CCTCCTGGGAACCATGTTCACCATGCCTCGGTTGATCTACGCAATGGCAGAGGATGGTCTCCTTTTCCGGGGACTTGCCCAACTCCATGGCCGCAGAGGAACCCCCATCTGGGCCATCTTGGTTTCTGGAATGCTTGCAG CGGTCTTGGCTCTACTCTTGGAGCTGATCGATCTTGTGTACCTTGTGTCAATTGGGACCCTGCTTGCTTACTCCCTGGTGGCCTTTTCAGTCCTTGTCCTCAG GTATCAACCAGAACAGAATCTCAGCAAGAATGAGAATATAGATGATGAAATTGATATTTCACAATGGGAAGCAAGTCCTTGGGAACCTGCATCAGAAGAAGGAACGTCAAGGACTCTAAAGACTCTGTGGTTCCCTACCGATACCACCCCCACTCTGAAATCTGGCCACATTGTCTATGGATGTGCCTCCCTGCTTG TTCTCCTGCTGACCATCCTGAGCCTGGTCCTGGCCCGGTGGTCCAGCCAGGTGTTCTCTGGAGACCCCGTGCTCACAACAgtggctgtgctgctgctgctgctcatcaCTGGGGTCACGGTCATCATCTGGAGGCAGCCCCAGGACCCCACTGCTCTTCACTTCAAG GTGCCTGCTCTGCCTGTCCTCCCGCTGGTGAGCATCTTTGTGAACATCTACTTGTTGATGCAGATGAACACTGGGACCTGGGTCCTATTTGGCGTCTGGATGGCGGTTG GATTTGCCATATACTTGGGATATGGGATCCGACACAGCCTGGAGGAGAACAATGATCAACAGTTACCAGCCTCCACCTCCCAAATGCTGGACCAAAACATGCCCAATAATGAATCAGGTTAA